The sequence AATGCATGATCCAAGCGCATAGGATGCCGATTGCAGAAAATGAAGCATATGTTCCTTGCTTTGGTCAGAGGCGTTCTCCAGTTTGTCTATCAGAAAATCCAAAATTTCATTCGCTTCCTTCTTTGCTTGTTCTTCTGTCAATGCGGTCATATAGCACGCTCCCTTTTCATTTTTTCTTTCCAAGCCTTATCGCCCAGGCAATCGCCGGGGCTTACCTCAAAATGCCGGCGGCCCAAGACAAAGGAAACAAATTTGTCCGTTAACCGCTCGTAGTACATACCATTGAGGAACGGCGGCGGCGCCGGAGCACATAGCTCCTCTCCGCCGAATAAATCCAACTGCACAACATCAGTCATGCCTGTCGCCCCCGATCATCGCGGATATAGATATGCGGGTACTTGGCCCGGATTACGCTAAAATCAGGGTGACCTCTGGCGAAATACTCCCGCACCTCTCGTTTAAATGCTTCCTCGTCATGCTGCAGCGCCCAAATTCTCTCCCCGATCCTGCTGGTCCAGATACGTTCACCCATCGGACCGTTCATCGGTCGGCTACCTGGACGACAACACCGGTTAACTCCTGGATTTCCCGTTTGAAGAGCTCTGCATCTGAATTCCCGTCCGATAAATGCAGCAGCCAGATCTCCTCGACGCTGCGGGTATCATTGGCTTTCAGAAAATCTTTTACATGCTCCAGACTGAAATGAGAACGAAGCAGCCGCTTTTTTTGGGCGGGATGAAGCTTTCCGGCCAGCACGCGGCGATTAACGATATCGATAGAATAATTGCACTCGATCATGATATGGGTCAGGCCCTGAAACTTGTATCTACAGTAATAGGAGTCGGTAAGAAAGACTAGCTTGTCCCCCGCCGTATTGCCGAGAAGGAAGCCCAGCGGCTCCGCTGCGTCGTGCTCTATGCCAAAACCCATGATTGTCCATGAATCGATCTCGAACGGCTCCAGCGCCGTTACAGTCCGCAGCCGATGCCCGGAAAGCCCAAGGGCATCGGCTGTACCACGACTGGTATACACCGGAATGCCAGCGCGCATGATGTCCGCTGCAGCGCAGCTATGATCTCCATGCTCATGCGTTAGCAGGCAGCCGGCAATCTCCGACATCCGATAGTTGAGAGCCCGTTGAATCGACTTATACGGGAACCCGGCTTCCAGCAGCAGAGCCGTCCGCCCGTCCGTGATTCGGTAGGCATTTCCGTGACTGCTGGAACCAAGACACTGGATGTCGATCATCAGAAATCTATCTCTTGCTCAATCGGCGGGACATCGCCGGCGAAACCGTGAGGATCATCGACAGGTTTCTTTGTACTTGTTGTCTGCGGTTGTTTCGCTGTCTTCGGAGCAGCATCCGGCTTGATATCAATCACTTCTTTGTTCGCATGCTCTGCAATCTCTGCTTTGACTTCTTCAGGCGTCACATCAACACGCTCGTCATATTCATTTTCTGTCGACCGATTAATGGCATCGACCAACAGGTCACTGTCATCACTCGTGTTAATGTAAGCCTTAGCCGCGCGATTGATTACCGTCCGCTTCGCCATTTCCTGCGGAAACTTTTTGTGTACGGCTTGTCCTGTTTTGGACTGACTCCAGGAGGAATCAATTTCCTTTCGAGTCATAACCGTAAGGATTTCTTCATCCTCGAACGTTTTGACCACGGCGTAGGCTCCCAGAATTTCATTGTCCCGATTTTCAAAATTGGTTTCATGCTTGACCAATTTTTCGCGTCCGCCAGCAACTTCATACTCAAATACATCACCCTTATAAATCACGTTTGCCCAAATATCCTTGACGTTGGACAAACGTTTAAGCACGGCCTGTGTCCCAAAATAGGAGCGGTTGAGCTGAAGCTTGCTGCCGTACACGATGAAATAACATTGTGTCTTGGCTGGGCTTAGACCTTGCACAACCATATCTAGCAACGCATTTGCAACAGATTCCCGCGAACATACCTCCAGCGCAGGCTTGCCACTCTTATCCTGAACCTCCTGGAGCTTGAAGAAGGCGCTTTTTAGCGCATTGCTCGCATTGTAATTCGGAGGCAAGATCAACCCATCATCCTGCAACCGTGTAAGGCTCCGATTAACATCATCGGTGATGTCCTTTTGAATAATCGCCACTTGATTGCTCAATTAAATCGCCTCCTTTTGAAAATGAGATTTGAAATACTCGCCGTTTTTGCGAACATGATGATCAGTTTCCGGTCTTATACCTGGAATAATCATTTCGGTATCATCTTCGTAATATGGCCTCGCGACTTGTCCGATCATCAAGCCGTTCGCAACATCGTTCTGAATAACTCTGTATTGGGTAAGCATCAAATCGCCTCCTGTTTTGGTTGGGCCGTCTCTACACGTAATGTACTGTTTCGCTTGATCCAGTTCATTTCGGCTTTCTCTTCGCTACCATGAAGCGAAATTAAATACTCTTGCACTTCCTCTGGCAACTTTTCGAAAGAAGGAGGGACAATCAACTGGATCTGCTGTCCTTCCGTTTCAACTAAGCTTGTAACTCCCTCTGCATTGTCAATAAAAATGGGAGCAGAAAAACCGTAGTGCTGGCTCAGCGTGTTAATGATGTCCAACCCGACGTTGATCCGAGCAGCATTATTCAGGCCGCCATCGTACGGGACACCGTTGTAAAGTGTGTCGCAGGTCTCCTTCAGACCGCCGTTGACCTGCTCAGAAAACAAGCGGAAGCGGGCCAATCGGAATTTGCTGTTGATCTTGGCATCCAGCATGCTGACCTTCGTACGGGTGAACTCCTCGCAAAGATAAAGCTCATGCTGCAGGCGTTCATATTCACTAGCCAGGTCGCGCTCCTGCTTCTCCAGCTCGGTGATTCGCTGATCTGCCCGCCGGACGCCATCGAATTTCGCAAGATCGCGCTCCATATCCGCGACTTCCTGCCGGAGCCGGACGATTTCCTCCCGGACGCTCGCGGCGGCAGTCTGACTGGATTCACGAAGCTGCTTGATCTCCTCCTGCAGCCGAGCCGCCTCCGCTTGCTTTCCGGCATACTCCGGATCAGCTGCCGGGTCCTTGACGCCAGCACGCAACTCGTTAAGCTCTGCCTCGGCGGTGGAAATCTCCGTTTGAAGAACGGCCAACGCATCGTTCAGGCTGTCGATCTCGGCTTGAAGCCGTATGATTTCGTGCTCAAACTTCTCAGCTTCGGCTACCGCCGCTTTACCGCTCTCGTTGATTCGGGCTTTTCGCTCAGACAGGCTGCGGTTGAAATCGGCTTCGGCTTTGTCATGCGCTGCTTTGATTTGATCTGCAGGAAGAGTTTGTCCGCAGGCCGGGCAATTATCGTCATGGTGATGTTCGAAGGCTTGCTCCTTCAGGCCCAAGAACTCCGCTCGAAGCCGGTCTGCTTCCTGCCGACGGCCCGCCGCCAGACGCTCGTTCTGCTTGATGCGCTGCTGCTTGTCCTCTACGTTCCGGCGATAGCGGTCCAACTCCTGGTGCATCCGGTTGACCTCGTCGCGCTTAATGGCCACTTTGTCCAGCACAGCCGACTGCAGCCGGGTTTTAATCTCCAGTTGCTCCGTTTCGATCTCGCGGAGCCGCTTCTCCTTCACGGCCACTTCGCCGCCGGACAGGATACGGGAAACTTCAGCTTCCCGGGCCTCAACCCGACTCCGACGAAGGGCGATGTCCTCTTTTAGCAACTCCTCATCCAGCTCCGACACGTCTGGTATTTGCCTCTTAACCTCGCTGATCCGGACCGGAAGCTCCTTGATTTCTTTATTAATGGAAGAAAGCCGAGCGGAAACGACCTTTTTATGAGACTCCATGTCCCGTCCGGCCAGAATCGCCGGCAGTTCGGCCAGCTCTTTATTGCCGTGGATAACTTCGGCGTCCGTCAGATCCCCGCAGACCTCAAGCAGCGTCTTGCGCCGCTGGTCTTTGCTGAGAACCTCATTAAAGTACGAAGGACTTGTCAGCAGCCGGAACCGGTCCTCTTTTATGATCGAGTCAACCTCGGCCTTGTACTTCCCGGCTTTAGCCGGTACACCGTCAATGAAATATGAAGTAGTATGGCCGGTGAACTCTTCGATTGCCGCCCCTCGTTTCTTAGTCCAGTCCTCTTTGAAGACCCGGCGGAACGTCCGGCGGCGGCCGTCTACGAGCAGTTCCACCTCGACCTCGTGCTCCAACTTGTGCTGCAGCACGCGGCCGTCGCTGTCCAAGCCCTTGATCTCGAAGCTCGCGCTGTTCGCGCTGTCCTTGCCAAACAAAGCCCACAGGAACCCATCAAATAGTGTGGTCTTGCCCGTGGCATTGTCGCCGAATACATCAGCGTCCCCACCGTTTGCGGCGAGGACAAATTCTTTAATCCCTTTGAAATTGCGGAGCGTCAGGCGCTCTAAAACAATTCGCTTCAAGCGATCTCCTCCTTTGCTGCCGAAGGCATCGGCTGTGGGTATTTGATGCTGTCCAGATAAGTCCGAATAGCGAATTCCACTTCTGCCAGCTGCTCAGGATCGGCATGCAGTTGGAAGGTTGCAGCTTGTTGGCTGATAGCAAGCACTGCTGGCGAATACGCATTTGGTGGTGTAACAGCAACCTCAATCCGCTTGCCGGATACATCTGCTGAAAAAGCAGTTGACATACCCAATCACTCCCTCTTGTGTAATGCGCCCTCACCTGCTAAGATGAGGGCAAGAATATATTTGATTGTCAAGGAACAGAATGGCCGCCTGCACGCGGTCATTTTTGCATTTCTGGCGGATCGCCGTGCTCGACAATCTGTTTCCAATCCACAATGACCGGAGCGTTTTCGACACTGGCGATCAGGTCGCCGTTTTCATCTGTGATACAAAATTCAGTGTACGGAAGCTCAGCGTACTGCCTAATTTCAATAACTTCACGGCCATCAACCTCCGTGCCGACTTCGAAAACCCGGTTCGGGATGCTCAGCACAGTAAGCTTATGAATGATCTGCATCAATCTGCCTCCTTCTGGCCGCTTCTTCCCGGGCCTTAATCCGTTCGATTTTTGCAGTCATTTCCCAATCCGGCTCAAAGCTCGTTCGGTTAAGGTAGACTGTCTTGACCGTCTCATTTTGAATGATGATGTCGCCCCGGATAAACGTATCCACGGGCCAAAACTCTTCCATTTGTACCCTTACGCTCAAAATTCCGTACCTGGCGATGTATTCACGACCAACGTCAACCGCTTCTATGCCGACAGCCGATCCAACAAGCATTTTGATAGCCTCTTTGGCACTGGCCTTCGACAATCTTGGTAATTTGGACATTACCGTCCTCCTTTCTATGTAAAATCAAGGTGGGCAAGGATTTTCACCTTGCATAATATGCCGTGCTCTTAGCGCCGTCCCGCATAGGGAATCGACCTTTATGGGGAATCAACGAGATAACTTCCTCCCCACTACATTCTAGCCAACGGATTTGGTATCCGTGGATGCCTCGTTTCAGAGTTGTTATTGCATACCTATTCCCTCTCCGCGAGACGTTAGCGTCTACCTATTCCGCCACCACCTTGGATGCGATCAGCCGCATCTTGGAGCACCGGAAGGAGGAGTACCCCGAAGGGCTCCGATGCTCCAAGACAGGGCCGAGGCCGCTGTCATAAGCGCCTATTCATCGGGCGCAATGATATAGTTGAGAATGAGCTGCCTGTCCGCTTCCGGGTAAAAGGGAAGGCCGGCGATCTCATTCTGGCACCGAAGGTAAAGATCTTCGCGTCTGCGCCAGAGTGCTTGAAACTCTTCCGACTTGGCCGACATTTCGCGTACAGCTTGGAGAAGGTCTTCGGTGTTTTGCTTTAGCTCTTCCCGGGTTTCGATGTACCGACGGGCATATGGTAGAGCGATTTCTGCTTTACTCATGCCGCCCCCTCCTTGCGCTTTTGGCGTTTGAAGGGTAAAATAGGCGTAATGAGTTGCTTTAACCGGCCACTCAACCGCGTCCGACCTAGCCGTCGGGCGTTTTTATTTTGTCGTTTTGCAGCTTTTAAATCAGCTTTATGAAGCATGATCATCATTTCCAACCATTTAATGATACGATCCAGTTTCTCCGGGTCCATTAGATCTGCCTGGCGTTTGATAAGCTTCAGATTGTGTTTAGCGTTCTTGGCTGTAAACCGTGCTTCCTCTTCGATATTCACACTCATGCGTGATTCCTCGCTTCTTTGAAGTTTTGATTGATGATATATTGCATCATTTGTGCCCCGCTTCCATCCAATATGTAAGCTGCAATGACGTCCTTTGATGCCGTGATGTTTCCCCATCTGGATATAAACGACATGGTCGGCTCTTGTCGGCCGTTCTCATACCTGCTTATCGTTGCCTGATCTACATTCAGCTCTTCAGCCATTTTTTCTTGTGTTATCCCAGCCCGCTCACGAAGGGCTTTCATCAACGCCCCGTACCCATCGTTCATTTTTAATCCTCCTTATATGAGAAATTCGCATATGCAGTATTCTCATGGTTAGGAGGCGGACCACCTAGTATAATGGAAATATCAGGAGGCCCCACACCTCCACACCACGTTTTTCCCCTTATCCCCTAGCCCGCCGTAGCAGGAACAGCTCGGCGGGTTTTCCTCACCTTTACATTGCTTCACGCCGCCGTTTCCATTCGTCACCAGCATGCTTGTCCACCCACTCACTGTTGTCCTCAGCCCATTTGACCAACAGGCTCGTTATTACCCGTGGGTGGCCGAATTCCCAAGTCACCGGGAATCCCTTCCGCTTGAACAGCTCATTCGCCTTTGCCGACCCGATTCCCATGAAGTCCATGAATTCTTGCCGGCGCATGAACGGCGGTAAGTCGTTCGTTTTTATGCCCGCTACCCCTTCTTCGACAGCGCTTCGGATCAGCGCCTTAAGGTCATCCTCTTCAATCAGAACGACTGCCATTTATCCAACCTCCCTATTTTGTAACTTTTTGTTACCATTAGTTTCAAAAAAAAGAGTCCAATCGAAATTGAGAAACTCAGCAATCTTCTTTGCAATTTCGACGCTTGGATTTCTCAGTCCTGCTTCAATCATTCCGTAGTACTGACTTGTTATACCTGCAAAATCAGCGACTTCATACTTCGGTTTATTAGATTCTTCCCTAATCTCCGTTAGCCATTTTCTTCCCACTTTTACCACCACCTTGTAACTTTTTGTTACTTCATAATTCTATTATACGTAACTTTATGTTACTGTCAAGCATTATTTGAAACTGTTTGTTACATGAATGTTTAGAAACTATTAGTTACGGTATACTGTGATGAGAGGTGATATTTTGTGCTCTTTAGAAGGGATAAATTAAGAAAACTTAGAGAAGAAAAAAAATTCACGCAAGAGTACATGGCAAATAAACTTGGAATTACAAGGGTAGGTTATGGGTACTATGAATCAGGAAAACGAGGAGTAGATCTAGATACAGTAAATAAGCTAGGACAAATTCTAGATGTTCATCCTAGTTATTTTCTTGATCTTGATGATGTCCAAAACCTTGACGACAAAACTAAATCAATAATTGATTTAGTAAAATCGACGGCAGAAAAATGGAATATGTCACCGACTGATCCTAAGTTCCAAGAAATATTTTCTAAGGTTATTGATGCAGTCACTATCGCACGACGAAATGATTCTGAATAAATCTTGTTCTATTTCTTTGTAATTATCATGTTCATTGATTTCTCTATCTTTACTCATAAGAAAGCACCATCCATTATTATGAAGAATATTATTCATATTATCATACGAACTACTGTTCGTAAATGTTCCAAAAAAATAGATACAAGGTGGCAGTGCAATGGATTATGTTCCTGTGCGCTGTCGCATCCCAGAATTACTTGAACGGATCGGAAAAAGTCAACAATGGTTGGCTGATCAGTCCGAGATGAGCAAGCAACATTTATCAGACATCATTCGCATGCGATATGAGGATATGTCATACAAACGAGCTGGACGGCTTGCCTATCATCTAAGATGCCAAATTGACGATCTGCATGAGTGGGGATGGCGATAGCCGAGTAGCGTATGCTACTCACGGGATATAGTCATGGGCTGCACGTACAAAATAGTTCTAACGGTCTTCACATTTATCACCTACTTACTTGTAATACCTACAAATATACCAGATATACACAAATAATGGTGTCGAAATATGGCATAAAAAAGTACCCCTCAAACTCCATTTGAAGGGTTGACAATTACATCTGCTTCCTTACATCAACGTGCGTTCCATCAATAAAGGTGATAACCGATCCGTTGTTTTCGGATGGCTTTACCTCTTTGATTTTAGTTGTGTTGACTACTACAGACCTACCAATGTTTTCATATCCGTATTTTTCAAATGCCTTGCCAACGTCAGCTAAAGTAGCTAAGGCCAGATATGATCCATTAGAAGTGTAGAATGCCAACACCTTGCCTGAGTTCTTTGTCTTTTGCCAGAGGTCGATGTAATTAACGTCTTTCACCAGGTCCAACATAACAAAATCACTGTCGTCTCCGGTTCGTCCAAACATCTTTACAGCCAGTATTTTCATGTTGTCTCCTACCCGGGGCTGGGTAAGTAAAATTTTACGATAAGAATGATTGGATATCACTGCATAATTATTTACAAGGATTTAATGGGAATCGTGGGAGTTCCGGACACTGCTAACAAAGTTATGAACAGATAAACTTGGTATTACGCTCTGTCAAACGTCACATTTATTGATAAATAACATAGGTAAAAATCTTCATCTCAATAAGGAGTGAAACATCATGGCCGAACCCAAAAAAATACCAGCCAAGAACAAGCAGGGATACAAATGGCGCGTTGTATTAGAGGGTCCGCCCGATCCCATCACCGGAGAGCGTCGGCAGATCCCGAGGGTGAGGGATACCAAATCTGAGGCGATGAGAGCAGCTCAGGAAGAGTATGATCGGCTTGCCGGGGGTGTGGATAAGAAGAAGGCGAAGAAGACGACGTTTGCGGAAGCCTGTCCTTTATTTCTCGAAGCGTATAAAAGACGAAAAAACAAAGAAGGAACCATTCTTATTCAGGAAAAGGGTATTAAATTGCTTTCCGGTTTCCTGGGTGATTCACTTATCCACAAAATCACACAAAAGCAATATCAACATGTACTGGATCATATGCATACGGTCGGGTATAAAATCAAGGATAAGGCTAACGAAGGGAAATACATTTACAAGCCATACGCCACAGGCACGATTCGAAATATCCATGTCTTAGCGGGTATGATATTTGCGTGGGCGATGAAGGAAGGGTATCGTACCGACAACCCAACTAAAGATGTTGATATCCCTGAGAAAGTGCTGACTGTCGAAGATATAGAAGAAGGAGACATTGAAGAAAAATATTTAGAGCAGCATGAGCTTGAAGAGTTTTTACGAGCTTCTATAGAACATGGATTAGAGAACGACTCCGAAATGTTTTATCTTATGGCTTTTTCTGGAGCGAGACCTGGAGAGACCTGCGCACTAAGGTGGCCAGACTTTTTTTGGGAAATTGCAGAGATACGAATCACAAAAACATTGTATAATCCTGATAACAACATGTACAAGTACGAGCTTACCCCACCAAAGAGCAAGGGCTCTATACGGAAGATCAGCATAGATGAGGCTGTTATGGACAAGTTAGCTGCACTCAAGGTAAGTCAGGATAAAATTCACGAGAAATACAAAAAGCATCACGACGACTATCACGATAAGCAATTTGTGTTCTGTCGGCCCAATGGCCGGCCTTATTCGGTTGGAAACATGGATGATCGCTTTGCACGTTTGTTAAAGTTTACAAATATCAAAAAACATGCTACACCACATATCCTCAGACACACTCATATTAGTATGCTTACAGAAGCGGGAATGCCACTGACAAACATCATGAAGCGCGTGGGTCACGAAGATTCAAAGACTACCCTAAAAATCTATACTCACGTCACAAACAAAATGAAAAGAGATGATGCCGATCGAATTAGAATGCACTTCGGCAACCTGCTAAATTTGGATAAATCGCCGGAAATGTGATTTTTACGTGATTTATCGAAATTCAGAGACCGAAAAACCCCTTGATAACACTGGATTTTCAACGTTTTTAAACTCAATCACCATATTTGTCTAGCATATGTGAAATGTCACATTACCGTTATTCCCCAAATTTAAAAGTTCTATCAGGCGAAAGCTTCAAATTTCAAAAACAATCGCTTAAAGATTTATACGGAATTGGCTTCAACACTAAAATAAACGATCGACAAATGTGGCACCAGGCAATAATCGTCCGCACAGCTGGGGCAAGAGAATCGAAGTGACTTTTGTCAGGGTAATATCTGTCCGTATTATGTTCAACCTGGCGCGTCAAGCCATGTTCGCTTGAAACGGCTACTCTGGCTGGCAAAACAGCCAATGTGCAGTTTTTTCTATAAGAAAACGTCGACCAACAGAAAAATCCTGCCATTACGCAGGAATTTCAGGCTGTCCGGACTAAATGTAACGTTGAGCGTGCCCAAAAACTGTATGTTCGCAGGCGTGCTCCCCCATGGCTAACTCATATGGACAAAAAGATGCACCATTTCAGGTTTTCCGTCTTATCTGCCCCTTTCGTATTACTAAGGTTCTGATCATCTTTACAACTTGCTTGGGACTTGAGTATACTTAAAGAAAGCGCATTATATGTCAATGACTTAACTCATACCCCGCAATCAAAATGATTGGCCATTTCTGCGAGGAGGTCAAACTATGGATGTCAATGTGCGGAAACACGACCCTCGGGAGCATGTAAATGAAGAGCCCCGCAATGATCTTGGCGATTTGATGAACGGCTTTTTCGGAATGACTACATTTATGGCGGTTGTATTTTTCGGCATGGTCATCATCAAGTTCCTAATATCGAAGTAAAAACAGCAGTCCCGGACTACCGGGCCTGCTGTTTCTTGTTGTCCTCACAAACGTAGAGCGCATCCCGCTAGGGACAGCGGGCATACGCTCGCTTAATGCGCAATCCGCCATCCCCCACAAACGTAGAGCGCATCCCGCCAGGGACAGCGGGCACACCCTTCGCTTGATGCGCAATCCGCCGCCCCCTCTAACGTAGAGCGCATCCCGCCAGGGACAGCGGGCATACGCTCGCTTGATGCGCAATCCGCCGCCTCTCGCATGAAAGGTCCTTCGGCCGCCGCCCAGCAGGGCGGGAGCTGAATAGGGACCGCTCTACGCACGACTGCAACTTTCTACCGCCGACACCGCTCTCTCGCAAAAATTGCGGGTGTCCAGAGGGCGCAGCCCTTGGGGTCCTCCCCAATGGGGAGGATTTAGGAGGGGTATCCCACTGATTTAGGTGGGGCCGCCCCGCTGATTCTCCCCCACCAGCTGCACCACATCCACATACGGCGAAATCCGGTTCATCAGCCGCTGGCCTTTATAGACTTCCTCGCCGTCCTTACTGGTAAAGCTCAGATGCTTCTCCAGCCCGTCCAGCGGATAGTTCGACGTATAGAATGTCGGCTTGCGGTTCATCCGGTAATTGAGTATCGGTCCGAGCACATGGTCGCGCGCCCAGGGGTTCAAATTCTCCGCCCCAATATCGTCAAAAATAAGCAGATCGCAGTCCTTCATCGTATCGACGGTTTCCTTCAACTTTTGGCCATCCGTCATAATCGCTTTCAGTTCCTCGATAAAATCAGGCATATATACGATAACTCCGCTGTACCCCGCGATCGCCAGCTCATGCAGCAAATAGCACATCAGGAACGTCTTTCCAGTGCCGAAGGATCCGTATAGGTACAGCCCGCGTGCAGACAGCCCTGTTTCTTTTGTGCTCTTGATATATTGGAACAGCCGGCTCACCGCCGGAGCGCGCCGGGGGTCCTTGCCCATAATCTCAATCTCGTCGTAGCCTTCGCTCAGCACGCGCTCATCGACGTAGAAACTGCGAATCCGTTTGCGAATCCGCTCCTGATTGTCTTTGGCAGTCTGCAGCGCACAGGCCGTCTTGCGTTCATACAAATCAGAGACCCCGCCGACGCTCTCCACCGTTAGCTTGCTGTAATGCCCCTGGAAATCATTGGGGCACTGCTCAAGACCGGGACAGTTCGCACAGTTGCGGGCTTCTTCCACATATTGATACAGCCGGCTTAAATGAAGCCTGAGCCTGGATTCTTCCAATTCGGGATGGTCGCTACGAAGCCGAAGCACGAGCGGATGGTTCAGCAGTTCATGCTCTAAATCCCTCGAACGCAGACGCAGAGCGGGATTATTCATCGAACGAAGCACTTCGCCCATCGACTCCACTTTAACACCTCACTTTCCTTACGGCGATTCCGCCGCTCCTTTTTTCTTGCTGGCCTTGATATCGGCCGCCATCTGCATCATCGCCGCAAATTCTTCGTCACTCACGGCTCCTGACTGTCCGTCATCCACCGCAATCTGGATTTCGGGTTTGCCGGAAGTCCCGCCCTTTTTGGCATAGGAACGGGAACGCGTCCCCGGCGCGCCAGATGCCCCTTTTCCTTTTACCTTGGATTGATCCCTTATGTAGCGTACCGCCTTCTCATAGCTGTTAACCTGTTTAACCAGCATATTGGAAGCAATGGCCTCCACGAAATTGCGGTTAATTCGCTGTTCTCCCCCTGACGCAACCATC is a genomic window of Paenibacillus durus ATCC 35681 containing:
- a CDS encoding multiprotein-bridging factor 1 family protein, whose product is MNDGYGALMKALRERAGITQEKMAEELNVDQATISRYENGRQEPTMSFISRWGNITASKDVIAAYILDGSGAQMMQYIINQNFKEARNHA
- a CDS encoding helix-turn-helix domain-containing protein, whose protein sequence is MDYVPVRCRIPELLERIGKSQQWLADQSEMSKQHLSDIIRMRYEDMSYKRAGRLAYHLRCQIDDLHEWGWR
- a CDS encoding helix-turn-helix domain-containing protein is translated as MGRKWLTEIREESNKPKYEVADFAGITSQYYGMIEAGLRNPSVEIAKKIAEFLNFDWTLFFETNGNKKLQNREVG
- a CDS encoding recombinase RecT, encoding MSNQVAIIQKDITDDVNRSLTRLQDDGLILPPNYNASNALKSAFFKLQEVQDKSGKPALEVCSRESVANALLDMVVQGLSPAKTQCYFIVYGSKLQLNRSYFGTQAVLKRLSNVKDIWANVIYKGDVFEYEVAGGREKLVKHETNFENRDNEILGAYAVVKTFEDEEILTVMTRKEIDSSWSQSKTGQAVHKKFPQEMAKRTVINRAAKAYINTSDDSDLLVDAINRSTENEYDERVDVTPEEVKAEIAEHANKEVIDIKPDAAPKTAKQPQTTSTKKPVDDPHGFAGDVPPIEQEIDF
- a CDS encoding tyrosine-type recombinase/integrase, whose product is MAEPKKIPAKNKQGYKWRVVLEGPPDPITGERRQIPRVRDTKSEAMRAAQEEYDRLAGGVDKKKAKKTTFAEACPLFLEAYKRRKNKEGTILIQEKGIKLLSGFLGDSLIHKITQKQYQHVLDHMHTVGYKIKDKANEGKYIYKPYATGTIRNIHVLAGMIFAWAMKEGYRTDNPTKDVDIPEKVLTVEDIEEGDIEEKYLEQHELEEFLRASIEHGLENDSEMFYLMAFSGARPGETCALRWPDFFWEIAEIRITKTLYNPDNNMYKYELTPPKSKGSIRKISIDEAVMDKLAALKVSQDKIHEKYKKHHDDYHDKQFVFCRPNGRPYSVGNMDDRFARLLKFTNIKKHATPHILRHTHISMLTEAGMPLTNIMKRVGHEDSKTTLKIYTHVTNKMKRDDADRIRMHFGNLLNLDKSPEM
- a CDS encoding YqzM family protein → MDVNVRKHDPREHVNEEPRNDLGDLMNGFFGMTTFMAVVFFGMVIIKFLISK
- a CDS encoding helix-turn-helix domain-containing protein — its product is MLFRRDKLRKLREEKKFTQEYMANKLGITRVGYGYYESGKRGVDLDTVNKLGQILDVHPSYFLDLDDVQNLDDKTKSIIDLVKSTAEKWNMSPTDPKFQEIFSKVIDAVTIARRNDSE
- a CDS encoding LytTR family transcriptional regulator DNA-binding domain-containing protein — its product is MKILAVKMFGRTGDDSDFVMLDLVKDVNYIDLWQKTKNSGKVLAFYTSNGSYLALATLADVGKAFEKYGYENIGRSVVVNTTKIKEVKPSENNGSVITFIDGTHVDVRKQM
- a CDS encoding MBL fold metallo-hydrolase — its product is MIDIQCLGSSSHGNAYRITDGRTALLLEAGFPYKSIQRALNYRMSEIAGCLLTHEHGDHSCAAADIMRAGIPVYTSRGTADALGLSGHRLRTVTALEPFEIDSWTIMGFGIEHDAAEPLGFLLGNTAGDKLVFLTDSYYCRYKFQGLTHIMIECNYSIDIVNRRVLAGKLHPAQKKRLLRSHFSLEHVKDFLKANDTRSVEEIWLLHLSDGNSDAELFKREIQELTGVVVQVADR
- the dnaI gene encoding primosomal protein DnaI, coding for MESMGEVLRSMNNPALRLRSRDLEHELLNHPLVLRLRSDHPELEESRLRLHLSRLYQYVEEARNCANCPGLEQCPNDFQGHYSKLTVESVGGVSDLYERKTACALQTAKDNQERIRKRIRSFYVDERVLSEGYDEIEIMGKDPRRAPAVSRLFQYIKSTKETGLSARGLYLYGSFGTGKTFLMCYLLHELAIAGYSGVIVYMPDFIEELKAIMTDGQKLKETVDTMKDCDLLIFDDIGAENLNPWARDHVLGPILNYRMNRKPTFYTSNYPLDGLEKHLSFTSKDGEEVYKGQRLMNRISPYVDVVQLVGENQRGGPT